The genome window CACACACTgggcatgcccacacccagtttattgaaagagaaaaaagacacCACCATAATGCGAGTTTGATACCACTAATCTACAGTATACAGGTAGtcgttgacttacaatagttcatttagtaacttttCAAAGCTCCAATggcatgaaaaaagtgacatgaccattttccacacttacgaccgttgcagcatccctatggtcaagtgatcaaattcaaacacttggcaattgaTGGTTGCCAGTTCCATTAATATAATCATATATGAAAAATGTAAATTGGCTAGTATGAATGGATTTACAGAAATGCATAAAAAATCTGCATCTGGTTCTGTATAACATATAATTCAAACTATTAGTAACAAATTAAAAGGCAATGATTTATATGAACTTCAGTTTTGTTAGTTAaagaaaaaatgaacaaataatataatattattgaaGCTAATCAATAATTCTTCTCACCTTTCAGTATATTCCTCATATGGCTCATTAATGTGAGTTGAATTATCATTAAAAGAATTCAGCCTTTGTTCAGGTGCCCTGTTTTGGAAATCTTTCAGCTGTGACTCCTTACTAAAATCACAGTATGATTGATTATCAAGGAATGGTCTACTTCTTCTATTATAATCTTCATCATCAAAATCTTCTAATGACAATTTTCTTCGTAATTCACTGTGATGCTGCTGGTCAAGGAAAGGTACCATTCTTTGTCCATGTCCCCTAGTCACATACTCAAAATCTCCCACTGGTGACTGGACATCATCACGAACAGGACAGTTCTGAAACACTCTTAGTCTTTCCACAGGTCTCTTGTTCAGGAATGACTGATTTTTGTCCTGCAAGGGTGACTGAAAATCACCACTAGACTGTCGATTGTAAAATGGTCTTcgtcttcttcctcggcctccaTTGAGCTGGCTATTTGTTGGTCTATGGTTATAAGAAGTGTCAGGAAAACGTCTGCGCCTTTGACTACGGTTCATATTAATGTCCCTACTTGATACATTTCCTGGAAAGTCATCATCAAGCTGGTCGTCTTCAAAAGATTGAAATCTGTGCCCTGTTTCTCTTGTACTAAACTTGAAATCTTTAATTTCCATTTCTTCTTGGCAGTCATCATGAAACTGGTGGTCAGGGAAATGCCTTCGTCTTATTTGTGGCAGTGGTGGCTGCATGTCATCTTGAAACGGGTGATCATGATATGGTTTTCGACGTTTCCCAGGACCCTTATTAATAAAATCAAACTCTCTCAATCTGATCTGTTCTGGTAAGTCATTGGGGCCATCATCATAAACTCTTAGTCTTTTACCATGCCTACcaggaaaaaaatgtaagtaTTATTTCTTAAGACAATCAGGTGATAATATACACTAACAAAAACAAATTCTAAAAGGACAAATGTAAATTTATCAAAATTGTTTAGAATTTAGTTTGCCCTTAATGAACATCTTCTCTGACTCATATGGTATATGTAAATACACATGCTTAGGGTCTAATTCTCACTCCCCTACAAagcacattaataataataataatattttaatttgtataccgcccttctcccgaaggactcagggcggtgcacagccagaataaaatacaaagagaacagtacatataatgttaagaacaaccccttaaaaaacttattcaattggccaaaaatttaaaatacagcaacaccatataaaaaatttacaaaaatttaaaacccataaaagcaaattaaaaattttaaaatcaagccagtccagctagacggaataaataggttttaagttcgcggcgaaaggtccgaaggttggatagttgacgaagtccagggggaagttcgttccacagggtaggagcccccacagagaaggccctccccctgggggctgccagtcgacattgcttggctgacggcaccctaaggagtccctctcatgcgatactccgcacatgaactcctctgcctgcgaggtgcccccgcctcgcaggaatggccctctgcactaccaagggccggcctcaatgacgggttttgggacccacagaggtggcatgcgtcgaggaagagcctttggggatttttaaatagggaatttttaaagggggggagggcaagggcgggtgatgggggaaacccgtcggggagggtatgtccagtcctagcgcgcgctcacgacattattttagctggtccgaagacaggaggggaggggtttgaacagagcagagaatatcattccatctgtacggtaagtgggaggggcagatatggcggaggcagggggccgtatcgttctttgggagcacgtggtcgatgtttaaaggcgatcacgtgctccggccccccagtccctactcgttccccggatggtcaagatcctcagagctcgggcctacggctgatgctctgcaatgcccggtccgtggttaataaggctcccctgatttgcgatctgattcagggggagtccgcggaccttatgggcattacagagacctggttgggcacagaagggggtgtacccctggtagaactgtgcccgccgggtttctgtgcattccatcaaccgaggcccaggtaggtggcggggtggcggttgtgattagagagtctggagccaagggagtccactgttcctcagatagctggctgtgaatcctccttgtgaagtggggccatcgtaatcagatggggttgttgatcacgtacctggctccttgctgcgtgactacagccctacctgagctactggaggtgcttgctggcgtggcggttgagatccccagacttttggtcttgggagatttcaacttgccatcggccggcttgtcatcaacagtggttcaggagttccaggcctccatgacggccttggacctgattcaagtaactgatggccctacacacatcgggggaggcacgctagacttgatttttatctctggtcagtgggttaatgatctggaattaggagatatagtgaaagaaccattgtcatggtcggatcatttctccttcgcctagactttcgaaccgctgctcaccaccgcagggaggcggagccgatcgttggttccgtcccaggcgcctgatggacccggagaggtttctgacggagcttgggcgtttcctgaggatcttaccacggcacgactgaagaactagttgcggcttgggatcgggccggctggggctttggaccgtgtcgtgcctttgcggcctctgacccggcgcagatctcaattggctccctggttctccgggagctgagagagatgaaacgccggagaagcgcctagagagtgtttggaggtccagcaggtccgaggctgatcggacactagtgaggtcctttaccaggacttacctagtggcaatgagggaggcgagacgctcctacgtttccaccctcattgcgtcggcagataaccgcccggccgccctgtttggtgacccgttcctccttcaacaagagggcgggatgacccctgcagggtcgagccgagagtttaacggttatctatacgataaaatcgttcagccgtgatggtttggaccatgattgcgatgattcagctgaggtgacagagactcgtcttgttgaggttatttgggatgagtttgattctgtggctccgagggcgtggacaggttgctggggaggttgcatgcgaccacgtgtttactggacccgtgtccttcctggttagtactggctgctcaggaagtgacacgaggctggttcagggattataaatgcttctttggtgaagggttttcccaccgccttgaaggaggcggtggtgagacctctcctgaagaagccttcctggacccagctattttgggaaattatcgtccagtctccaaccttcgcttttagcgaaggttgtagaaatgtggttgcatggcagcttcccggcacctggaggaagctgtctatctagacccgttccagtccggcttccggcccggttatagcacggagacggctttggtcgcgttggtggatgacctctggagggccagggacaggggctgttcctctgccttggtcctattagatctttcagcggcttttgataccatcgaccatggtatcctgctgcgccggttggagggattgggagtgggaggcaccgtttatcggtggttctcctcctatctctctgaccggtcgcagtcggtgttgacaggggggcagaggtcgtcctcgaggggcctcacttgtggggtaccccaggggtcgattctctcgcctaccctgttcaacatctacatgaagccgctgggcgaggtcatcagtgggttcggggtgagttatcatctgtacgctgatgacactcagctgtacttttccaccccggaccaccccaacgaagcggtcgaagtgctgtcccggtgcctggaagccgtacgggtctggatggggagaaacagactcaagctcaatccctccaagacggagtggctgtggattccggcaccccggtacagtcagctgcatccgcagctgactgttgaaagcggttagtggccccaaaggaggtggttcgcaacttgggcgtcctcctggatggcggctgtcctttgaggaacatctggcagccgtcaccaggagggcttttaccaagttcgcttggttcgccagttcgtcccttccttgaccgggatgccttatgcacggtcactcacgctctggttacgtctcggctggattattgcaatgctctctacatggggctgcccttgaggtgcaccggaggctgcagttagtcagaatgcagctgcgctgagtggtaatgggagccgctcgaggctcccacgtaacaccactctgctccgtagtttgcactggcttcctgtggtctttcgggtgcgcttcaagatcctggttaccacctttaaagcgctccatggcttaggacccgggtacttacgagaccgcctgctgttaccgtatgcctcccatcgacccgtacgctctcacagagagggccttctcagggtgccgtccgccaaacaatgtcggctggcggctcccaggggtagggccttctctgtgggaggaaCGACgccctggaacgaactcccccctggcttacgtcaagttcctgatcttcggaccttccgtcgtgagctaaaaacatacttatttattcaagcaggactggcataaatagtgattttaaattggggttttagagattttaaacatttgtaaatttttttaatttttaaattatcggccatttattaatagtttcttttaattgtttatactctgtattttatttcggctgtacaccgccctgagtccttcgggagaagggcggtataaaaatttaataaaactataaaaactataaactctctgtgagaacgcaccggtcgctgggagatagaagatggcagtagacggtcccgtaaatatcctggtcctaagccatggagcgctttgaaggtcgtcaccaataccttgaagcgcacctggaagacaacaggcagccagtgcagtctgcgcaggatgggtgttacatgggagctccggaccgctccctctatcacccacgcagctgcattctggactaactggagtctccgggtgctcttcaaggggagccccatgtagagagcattgcagtagtccaagcgagaggtaacgagagcatgagtgaccgcgcatagggcatcccggtccaggaaggcttcttgaggagaggtctcaccaccgcctctttcaaggcagcgggaaagaccccctcccacaaagaagcatttgtaatcccccggagccagcctcgtgtcacctcctgcgtggccagcaccaaccaggaggggcacgggtccagtaaacatgtggtggcattcaaccttcccagtaacctgtccatgtcctcgggagtcacagggtcaaaactatcccaaacggtctcaacaagacgagtcttgaaactctcgcctggatctacccaattttgatccaatccatcccgaagctgaacgattttattgcatagataactgttaaactcctcggcacgcccttgtaatgggtcctcccgcccctcctgttgaaggagagagcgggtaaccctaaacagggcggccgggcggttatctgccgacgcaatgaggg of Ahaetulla prasina isolate Xishuangbanna chromosome 6, ASM2864084v1, whole genome shotgun sequence contains these proteins:
- the LOC131200957 gene encoding uncharacterized protein LOC131200957 isoform X4, which codes for MEYKKLFTVGLEVPDDPTILLFKKLVRKFLWENADNEKLIGVHCTNGINRTGYLICRYLIDVEGWDPETAIQAFGEARGHHMDGHIYLTDLKTQPMRSNLGMNMWDADGDIVPPPDDIDGPMDRFPNEEYSRHGKRLRVYDDGPNDLPEQIRLREFDFINKGPGKRRKPYHDHPFQDDMQPPLPQIRRRHFPDHQFHDDCQEEMEIKDFKFSTRETGHRFQSFEDDQLDDDFPGNVSSRDINMNRSQRRRRFPDTSYNHRPTNSQLNGGRGRRRRPFYNRQSSGDFQSPLQDKNQSFLNKRPVERLRVFQNCPVRDDVQSPVGDFEYVTRGHGQRMVPFLDQQHHSELRRKLSLEDFDDEDYNRRSRPFLDNQSYCDFSKESQLKDFQNRAPEQRLNSFNDNSTHINEPYEEYTERSYCFPSHEYYAESPLLQRDYGFDKDNYSRTCRSDCPDDYRTIHPLEVINRGGKARFAPYSSYPTLHSSSSHQELSSISLRSGREHQYEIKREMSQGKRFPVVTIDYNYGLPLDYASEEERARYNSHAIERYILN